Sequence from the Penaeus vannamei isolate JL-2024 chromosome 25, ASM4276789v1, whole genome shotgun sequence genome:
AAagacaaaagataatgatagtgtgcgtctctctttgtatctctctctccctctccctctccccccccctctctctctctttctatcgatctatctatctatctatctatctatctatctcattttctccttctcctcccccccccatctctctctctctctctctctctccttctctccccctctctctccctctccttctctttctccctcccccccacctctctctctctctctttctctctcccgctctctagcGGGGGCATTATTTTAGCTTTTACTTTAGCAAAGATGGATTGGCGAgcgaagcgagaaaaaaaaaaaaaaaaaaaaaaaacaagtgctaTTCAAGATTTTTCAAGCTATACCCGGACCTATACAGGTGTaacatgataaatataaataaataaacaaaattatggCTTTTAGGGGCAAGGGGCAAGCCAGTCTTTGAGGGGCAAAGACAGTGTTGGAGACGCGTCTTCGGTCGCCGCTTTTGACCGCACTCGACCGCCACCGCCTggtttcccgcgctttttcgGACGCAGCTGAAGGACGACAAAGACATTCGCTCGTTTCGGACGGCGCCCAACGCCCTCCGCGAGCCAGTCCGAAGTGCTCAACTACCGAATGGGGGATGACGTTGTACCCCTAAGGTGACTTATGCCTcgtctcgcttcctccttctttttcttcttctccttctccttcttctccttctccttctccttattcttctccgaACCAGGAGAACGTACCGGCAGACGAGAGACACAGGAGAGCCGAGACGGACAAAACCACATAGTTCCATGTTATGTATCCAATTGTGCGCTACCGACTATTTTCCTGAGAGTTCCGGAATGAGCGCTAGTAATGCCAGTGACACGTTTATTGACCGCGAGTGTCCATCATTGACCCTGAATAAGAAACTGTGACCCGAAGTATTCGTGATCATAAGTGAACGTGACCGTGAGTGTGAAAAACTGAACGCGTAAACATAGGTGAACCGTAATTGACGTGTATTACGGTCAGTATCAGTGTAcagttgtgtttttgtttcttttattttatttatgtatatgtattaatttgtTAGACATTAAATATTACTTATTATATGTATGTCGTATAATGAATGGTTTACATTTTGTaccttcctatatatatgtatagattaataTTCAATAtagttcatttcattattattacgataagagtactaaaagaaaaatggaaagtaaaTATACTCGTCTATCAATGAACACTGAAATCCTACATATTTAACataaacagtaatattaataaagctCAGGAGTACTTAATTCCTTGGTGGCAGCTACGAGTCTACATAAGTTACCCCTAAAATCAATCAATTGGGCCTTTAAATCACTACAACAGTCTGAGTGGAACTGtcctcccagtccctcccaccccctcccccccacccgatTGACGCTCCTACTCTCAacatctttgtttttgtctggaatgatagaatgataaaaggcaagtgacaaagagagaaaaaatggtagtGATTAACCGACCGCGAAATCTCTGAATCACTGAGTGGAATtaaggaaaacgagaagaaaatggtttcgtaataaaaacaaaaacaaaaaaaaaaatcgtctcttTTTACATATAGAAGTAGCCCAATCTTCCCCCTctgtctaccctccctctctctctctctctttcctcccactctctctctcccctccctctcactctctcctccccctctctctaccctccctctctctctctcctcccccctctctctcccctccctatctctctatcctccctctctctctctctcccctctctctgtctctctatcctccaccccccaccccccaccccgccgtcTCCCCACCCCCGTCGTCGCCGCTTCGCACAAGACGCCCGGGTATATAAGGAAGGTCTCGCTCGCCAAGTAGACACTCGATCCTCTGCCGCTCCACGACGTTCAGCCAAACACTGAGGATGACGCTTAAGGTTGGGTCCGCAAGGACACGATTTTCAGTTCAGATgtttacatgcacaaacacacgtttatagatagatgagtatgtgcgcgtgtgtggtctTGGTTTACACGTGGTGGCACCAACAAACTAGCTTGACTTGACCTCAGCAAACCTCCTCCCATTGGTGTAGCTTTAATCAAGCGAAGTCGGTCAGTCCGACATTGCTCTAAGGGCGCCTCTGTGTTTATCCGCTGCTGACCTCCTTTGACCTCCCCTCGGGTCTCCCACAGGTCCTCTTCGTCGCAGCCGCCGTGCTCTGCCTCTCAAGGGCGGCCCCGCAGAGCTACGAAGGCCTGGGCGTCCTGCAGCCCGAGACCCCTCGTGACCTGGGCGCCTACGAGAACGTGGTCGCCGCCACCATCGACGTGCTGCCGGACATCGTCGAGCTCTTCCGCAAGCTCTCCCGGAACCGCGACAGGGCCAACGACCCCGAAGACGCCCAACAGATGTTGCTGGACTTCATGCCCATCACACGCAAGGTCATGGAGGCCACGGAGAAGGCGGGGGGCGCCGGGATCTCGCAGGACACGTACCATCGCCTCAACGCCGCCGAGAAGGTCATGCCGCACATGGTCACCTTCATGGACCGCCTGAGGGAAATGGACCTCGGACTGCCCACGCCCACGACTCAGCCTGAATATGGTCGCGTTCTGTAACTGAAACCTTCTGCTGCCTAGAGAGACGGATTTAGATTTAAGAATTATtgagatttagtttcaattccattttttacaatggatattctttgctgttttattttgcttctaaatctcccactgtgtgcaaggaatggccggggtgaccatccactggtagcgcgcaggTCAGCAAAATTGCAAGACCAGCACCTTAACTATTGCACCAATGAGGTCCAATCTTTATTCAATGCCTAAGTGCAATCTCACCCATGTGCGTGATTCACTTTCAGTCACATCTAACCTCGCATGTGAATAGTAGTTCAAAAGTAAAGTGAAATGTACACTGTatctgtaaaatatatgtatatatttatataaaaatgccaCTTCATCTTCTGCTTCCATCTATGACGTTATACCTTATTTCCCGACCAGGCTACGAACCATGCGTGGCGCAAGAACGACATCAAATCAAGGTACGAAAAAAATGCCAttgatttattaaaaaaaagttaCATCCCTGATTGCATTTTATCAATAATCTCGTTACACGGAAATTATACTACGCAAAACTATCAAATAAAACGTAagattaaagaaggaaaaaagtagaacAATCTTGCGTGAGCGATAACCCTTTCTGACCGTTATACCCCTAGCTAAAAAGGGtaaactaataatagtaatggtaatgataataacgcctATCAGGATGTcccaaaaaatatttacacataaaaaacagacaaaattatAACAGGCTTAAGACACCTTTCGGAAACGTTCTTTTTCTATAACATAAAAACTGGACAGATACACTTGACACAAATCCACAAACACGTTATTTTTTAGAAGAAATAATATATTTAGAAGAAATAATTTACATATGGAGATTAGCTAGAGTTATATTCACTATTAACTTGTCAGAGCGCGGTGTCAAAGGAGGAAGTCAGATTAACAATAATTTGCTTAGGCAGTTACAACCACAATGGCTTCTTTGTGCTTTCGATTCCTGTCAAAATCATTAAGCAATTACTGTCTATTACCAGGATTACTGGCAATCGCCTAATGAGGATATTAGTTATCTAATTACCTAATTGTTTCCAACTATGTTACAGGATTTCATTTTCTGTCAGAGGTCCGTAGGTCAAAGGAGTGTTTTTatggtacatgtgtgtgtgtgtgtgggttggtgggtgtctATACAGATTgcctagcatttttttttttttttcttgaatagcgagcgtctgatgataatgaaatgtcggtgggagaaaaaaaacagcatcaaaataagacaagtgtacctcctacctttcaaagataagaaataaaggaatgtatcagttccagcctcacctggaggaagtacaattctgtcttactagaagtcttcgaggagttgagtgaaaacagacaaag
This genomic interval carries:
- the LOC113819639 gene encoding uncharacterized protein, with the protein product MTLKVLFVAAAVLCLSRAAPQSYEGLGVLQPETPRDLGAYENVVAATIDVLPDIVELFRKLSRNRDRANDPEDAQQMLLDFMPITRKVMEATEKAGGAGISQDTYHRLNAAEKVMPHMVTFMDRLREMDLGLPTPTTQPEYGRVL